The following proteins are encoded in a genomic region of Sorangiineae bacterium MSr12523:
- a CDS encoding metallophosphoesterase: MSRSSFVLAHVSDLHVSTFGDTFHDRARIVKRSVHLADADSSRYEEKWSEAGWRVLHQRGARPARLALIDPEGYAHAVPSTRESGGIVDPVERAAAKACRLEARRANTLAQAVPSDGALRTLQQATPKNSNVRLLRAVRYVEESDADAVIITGDITDDGDGYELVEAAFQRWKDKGRLFAIPGNHDLYLFPLAGSGRPRPTSDIKRAAWKAFAARIGLHIEPCGAWFNVMADGEVAFIGLDSCARPQRRFFRHNGAIGPEQIEYMRGVAETPEWKGARHRLVALHHHVVPLPHGVGRRAPSEIGMRLDDARTVAEVFNEIGATLVMHGHRHISEERQPAGVDFRLLASPSLTLGCRSGDAPSFWRVEMGKNVHAERVRLPIEAVEQENDPGTDDMSAGPADE; this comes from the coding sequence GTGAGCCGCTCCTCCTTCGTCCTCGCCCACGTCTCCGATCTGCACGTGTCCACCTTCGGGGACACGTTCCATGACCGGGCTCGCATCGTCAAACGCAGCGTTCACCTCGCCGATGCCGATTCGTCACGTTACGAGGAGAAGTGGTCCGAGGCCGGATGGCGCGTGCTCCATCAGCGAGGCGCCCGTCCCGCGCGCCTCGCGCTGATCGATCCCGAGGGCTACGCCCACGCGGTGCCCTCCACGCGCGAGTCCGGCGGCATCGTCGACCCGGTGGAGCGTGCCGCCGCCAAGGCATGCCGCCTGGAAGCGCGCCGCGCCAACACACTCGCCCAGGCCGTGCCGAGCGATGGGGCCTTGCGCACGTTGCAACAGGCCACGCCGAAAAACTCCAACGTGCGCCTCCTCCGCGCCGTGCGTTACGTCGAGGAGAGCGATGCCGACGCGGTGATCATCACCGGCGACATCACCGACGACGGCGACGGGTACGAGCTGGTGGAGGCTGCATTCCAGCGTTGGAAGGACAAGGGCCGGCTATTTGCCATTCCGGGCAATCACGATCTTTACCTATTTCCCCTCGCGGGCAGCGGCCGCCCCCGGCCCACGTCGGACATCAAACGCGCCGCGTGGAAGGCGTTTGCGGCGCGCATTGGCCTGCACATCGAGCCATGCGGTGCGTGGTTCAACGTGATGGCGGATGGGGAAGTGGCCTTCATCGGGCTCGATTCGTGCGCTCGCCCCCAACGTCGGTTCTTTCGCCACAACGGGGCGATCGGCCCCGAACAAATCGAATACATGCGCGGGGTCGCGGAGACTCCCGAGTGGAAGGGAGCGCGGCATCGTTTGGTCGCACTGCATCATCATGTGGTGCCACTCCCGCATGGCGTCGGACGACGCGCCCCGTCGGAAATCGGAATGCGCCTGGACGATGCACGCACGGTGGCCGAGGTTTTCAACGAAATTGGCGCAACCTTGGTGATGCATGGACATCGCCATATCAGCGAAGAGCGCCAGCCCGCCGGGGTCGACTTTCGACTTTTGGCATCACCTTCGCTCACCCTCGGATGCCGCAGCGGTGACGCACCTTCGTTTTGGCGCGTCGAAATGGGCAAAAATGTGCACGCCGAACGGGTTCGCCTACCGATCGAAGCGGTCGAGCAAGAAAACGATCCCGGCACGGACGACATGTCCGCGGGCCCGGCCGACGAGTGA
- a CDS encoding 3-oxoacyl-ACP synthase has protein sequence MRGAAVVAYGAISSLGEGPEASCVGEPGEPARTGITVDDELTRAGFARPHAARAAGGPDAGALLRKALLACVADLDRALPGWRSLRVGLSLATSAGGMRGAEKLFATLRAGQVPSQQEATDATYFAPMVSVFSEDAPVPVLSPATLVLTACSASTLAIGLGLRWLDHDACDLVLAGGFDSVSTFVASGFEALRATTAQLPPRPFCVGRDGMALGEGAALLAMTRMTRASSNALAFVSGFGASADAVHITAPDRTGQGLARAAAAALTDAGVDPAAVDLVSAHATATPFNDAAEWHALKRAIPDAVPVVHPAKAQIGHTLGAAGALETLTCVEAIRRGVLPAAAHADGIEPGFSVRLLARAETAPVVTALKLSAAFGGANASLVVTRSAVPGPQRQPRVVHLSRAVHVEAMPDVATLAELTKHPPDKLSRADGLCRLALAAVAALQAKVGPVAGAGIVVGHFLATLETNATYDARVRERGVSAEPRRFPYTSPNAVAGECGVVFGLSGPGLAVSSGLHGAVEALAAAAELVRAGDADRMVVVAVDEVAATSLALAAAAGYPPPQPGAIALLVTSEPAGYAQVDRIQGAFTRAPTANKGTASMGPPGHLALRPLVSPEPPAEVQSASPWGFAKLTLIQQLG, from the coding sequence GTGAGAGGCGCGGCCGTTGTGGCCTACGGTGCCATCTCGTCCCTCGGGGAGGGGCCCGAGGCATCGTGCGTCGGCGAGCCCGGCGAGCCGGCACGCACCGGCATCACCGTCGACGACGAATTGACGCGGGCCGGGTTCGCGCGCCCCCATGCCGCGCGTGCCGCGGGCGGTCCCGATGCGGGTGCCCTGCTTCGAAAGGCGCTCCTCGCGTGCGTCGCCGACTTGGATCGCGCACTGCCCGGCTGGCGCTCGCTGCGCGTGGGGCTTTCTCTCGCGACGTCGGCGGGGGGAATGCGCGGTGCGGAAAAGCTCTTCGCCACGTTGCGCGCAGGCCAGGTGCCTTCGCAACAAGAAGCCACCGACGCGACGTACTTCGCGCCCATGGTGTCCGTGTTCTCCGAGGATGCGCCGGTGCCCGTCTTGTCGCCCGCCACCCTGGTCCTCACGGCGTGTTCCGCCTCGACATTGGCCATCGGGCTCGGGCTCCGCTGGCTCGACCACGACGCGTGCGATCTGGTCCTCGCGGGCGGTTTCGACAGCGTGAGCACGTTCGTGGCCTCGGGCTTCGAAGCCTTGCGTGCCACCACCGCGCAGCTTCCGCCGCGCCCCTTTTGCGTGGGCCGCGATGGCATGGCCCTCGGTGAAGGCGCCGCATTGCTGGCCATGACCCGAATGACGCGCGCATCCTCCAACGCGCTGGCCTTCGTCTCCGGTTTCGGCGCGTCCGCCGATGCGGTTCACATCACGGCACCGGATCGCACCGGCCAAGGCCTCGCGCGCGCTGCAGCCGCCGCGCTCACGGATGCGGGCGTCGACCCCGCCGCCGTCGATCTGGTGAGCGCCCACGCCACCGCCACGCCGTTCAACGATGCGGCGGAGTGGCATGCGCTGAAGCGCGCCATCCCGGATGCCGTCCCCGTCGTTCACCCGGCCAAGGCCCAGATTGGCCACACCTTGGGCGCCGCCGGGGCGCTCGAGACCCTGACGTGCGTCGAGGCCATCCGCCGCGGCGTGTTGCCGGCGGCCGCCCACGCCGACGGCATCGAGCCCGGCTTTTCGGTGCGCCTGCTCGCGCGCGCCGAGACCGCGCCCGTCGTGACGGCCCTCAAGCTGTCGGCCGCCTTTGGCGGTGCAAACGCCTCGCTCGTCGTCACCCGCTCCGCGGTGCCGGGCCCCCAGCGCCAGCCCCGCGTCGTGCACCTCTCGCGTGCCGTTCACGTCGAGGCCATGCCCGACGTGGCCACCCTGGCCGAGCTCACGAAGCATCCGCCTGACAAACTGTCACGCGCCGATGGCCTCTGCCGGCTTGCCCTGGCGGCCGTCGCCGCGTTGCAGGCCAAGGTCGGGCCCGTGGCGGGTGCCGGCATCGTCGTGGGGCATTTTCTTGCTACCCTCGAAACGAACGCCACCTACGACGCACGTGTTCGCGAGCGCGGCGTCAGCGCGGAGCCGCGGCGCTTCCCCTACACCTCGCCCAATGCCGTCGCGGGCGAGTGTGGCGTCGTTTTCGGCCTCTCCGGCCCCGGTCTCGCTGTCTCGAGCGGCCTTCACGGCGCCGTCGAGGCCTTGGCCGCGGCCGCGGAGCTCGTGCGCGCGGGCGACGCGGATCGCATGGTCGTCGTGGCCGTGGACGAGGTGGCCGCCACCTCCCTGGCCTTGGCTGCGGCGGCAGGCTATCCGCCCCCGCAGCCGGGGGCCATTGCGCTCCTGGTGACATCCGAGCCGGCGGGTTACGCGCAGGTCGACCGCATCCAAGGCGCCTTCACCCGCGCTCCCACCGCCAACAAGGGCACCGCCAGCATGGGCCCGCCGGGCCACCTCGCCCTGCGCCCGCTCGTGTCGCCGGAGCCGCCGGCGGAGGTCCAAAGCGCTTCACCTTGGGGTTTTGCGAAGTTGACCCTGATCCAGCAGCTAGGTTAA
- a CDS encoding beta-ketoacyl-[acyl-carrier-protein] synthase family protein, translated as MTEPLRISVTGVGLVTSVGETRETTWAALRRGERGIFPIELFDTTGQRASLGGAVRGLTLETAPKEYRGGAWSRSTLLALHAAREAMAQARLDPRRLRVGLVVGATTGGMFETEARLAELHVHPDSQQAQLEMLAHPLTSTGDCLDEAIGPFWQIRTVASACSSGANALLVAANWLLSGRVDAVVAGGTDGLCRLTLSGFNALAAIDPEPCRPFDRRRRGLNLGEGSGFLVLERSTRALARGAEPLAELAGWAMGAEAHHITNPEPSGVAAGRIIRAAMREAGLDASLVDYVNAHGTGTPLNDAMETAALRLALGDELSRIPVSSSKGQIGHTLAAAGAIEAGIAALTVHKQSLVPTAGLEEPDPACSLVHVPSVGRDARVRAVITNSFGFGGMDSALVFTEPGLVAARHRRGRKVVVTGAAALTPRGLHGTADCGELLQRADGEGSREVTLDLAAHLDLGRARRLDRSSRMAALVVERAYQESGALSHGPREELGVILGSSFGTISASAAFMHRLFEKGPRLASPADFPNLVPSSPVGHVSIYLGLGGPALATSDLAASGESAWAQAIELVEGGEADVVAAGGYEEASDIVERSIAILFERSSERKSAHPARAEGAAAVILEEKGHASARGAEILAEVAQVLTWREHDASPLLPLEPPRGPARAACVILPRRDRALEDMLARSAWQGVPVRVCEGACGEHDALGAAAVAAAVSEFAHRRIGDALVLGVAPGRGYALRLVAP; from the coding sequence GGATTTTCCCGATCGAGCTCTTCGATACGACGGGTCAGCGCGCCTCGCTCGGAGGCGCCGTGCGCGGCCTCACGTTGGAGACCGCCCCCAAAGAGTACCGCGGCGGCGCGTGGTCGCGTTCGACGTTGCTCGCGCTTCATGCGGCACGCGAGGCCATGGCGCAGGCGCGGCTCGATCCGCGGCGCCTGCGTGTCGGGCTCGTGGTCGGTGCGACCACCGGCGGCATGTTCGAGACCGAGGCGCGCCTTGCCGAGCTTCACGTGCACCCGGATTCGCAGCAGGCGCAGCTCGAGATGCTCGCGCACCCGCTGACGTCCACGGGCGATTGCCTCGACGAGGCCATCGGGCCCTTCTGGCAGATTCGCACCGTGGCCAGCGCTTGCTCCAGCGGCGCGAATGCACTTTTGGTCGCGGCCAATTGGCTTCTGTCGGGCCGGGTCGATGCCGTGGTGGCGGGTGGCACCGATGGCCTTTGCCGGCTGACGTTGAGCGGCTTCAATGCGCTGGCTGCGATCGATCCGGAACCGTGTCGCCCGTTCGATCGACGCCGCCGCGGTTTGAACTTGGGCGAGGGCTCGGGCTTTCTCGTGCTGGAACGCTCCACACGTGCGCTCGCGCGCGGGGCGGAGCCGCTGGCGGAGCTCGCGGGCTGGGCCATGGGCGCGGAAGCGCACCACATCACGAACCCCGAGCCATCGGGCGTGGCCGCGGGCCGCATCATCCGCGCGGCGATGCGCGAAGCGGGACTCGACGCGAGCCTCGTCGACTACGTCAACGCGCACGGCACCGGCACGCCGCTGAACGACGCGATGGAGACCGCGGCGTTGCGGCTTGCGCTGGGCGACGAGCTCTCTCGCATTCCGGTCTCGAGCTCCAAGGGGCAAATTGGCCATACGCTGGCCGCCGCCGGCGCCATCGAAGCGGGCATCGCCGCGTTGACGGTGCACAAGCAATCCCTCGTGCCCACGGCCGGCCTCGAGGAGCCGGATCCCGCGTGCTCGTTGGTGCACGTTCCCAGCGTGGGACGCGATGCGCGGGTGCGGGCGGTGATCACGAACTCGTTCGGCTTCGGAGGGATGGACAGCGCCCTGGTCTTCACCGAGCCGGGGCTCGTGGCCGCGCGCCATCGCCGCGGGCGCAAAGTCGTGGTGACCGGCGCCGCCGCCCTCACGCCGCGCGGCCTTCACGGGACGGCGGATTGCGGTGAGCTTTTGCAGCGCGCGGACGGGGAGGGGTCGCGCGAAGTGACGTTGGATCTCGCGGCGCACCTGGATTTGGGGCGCGCGCGCCGGCTGGATCGATCCTCGCGCATGGCCGCGCTGGTCGTCGAACGCGCGTACCAGGAATCGGGCGCGCTATCCCATGGCCCGCGCGAGGAGCTCGGCGTCATTCTGGGCAGCTCCTTCGGGACCATCTCGGCGTCGGCGGCGTTCATGCATCGCTTGTTCGAGAAGGGACCGCGGCTGGCGAGTCCCGCGGACTTTCCCAATCTGGTGCCCAGCTCTCCGGTGGGGCACGTCTCGATTTACTTGGGCCTCGGAGGCCCGGCGCTGGCCACGTCCGATCTCGCGGCCAGCGGCGAAAGCGCATGGGCGCAGGCCATCGAGCTGGTGGAGGGCGGGGAAGCCGACGTCGTGGCGGCGGGCGGCTACGAAGAGGCGAGCGACATCGTCGAGCGCAGCATCGCGATTCTGTTCGAGCGCTCCTCCGAGCGCAAATCCGCGCATCCTGCGCGCGCCGAGGGGGCGGCCGCCGTCATCCTCGAAGAGAAGGGGCATGCGAGCGCGCGCGGCGCGGAGATTCTCGCCGAGGTGGCGCAGGTGCTCACCTGGCGCGAGCACGATGCATCGCCGCTCCTGCCGCTGGAGCCCCCGCGCGGTCCTGCGCGCGCGGCGTGCGTCATCCTTCCGCGTCGCGATCGTGCACTCGAGGACATGCTCGCGCGCTCCGCATGGCAGGGCGTGCCCGTGCGCGTGTGCGAGGGCGCGTGCGGTGAGCACGATGCGCTGGGCGCCGCCGCGGTGGCGGCCGCGGTTTCGGAGTTCGCCCACCGGCGCATCGGCGATGCCCTGGTGCTCGGCGTGGCCCCAGGGCGCGGGTATGCGCTGCGTTTGGTCGCTCCGTGA